In a genomic window of Rhododendron vialii isolate Sample 1 chromosome 12a, ASM3025357v1:
- the LOC131309857 gene encoding uncharacterized protein LOC131309857: protein MDHAKAELKLADSKKWKAIKRAKKADDKAAKYVARAERKEKEAAEARELAQRYAADAKRTGSEAQAARVAADATSKRVEELLNPTGEPVVQPGCWPKKKKA from the exons ATGGATCATGCAAAAG CTGAGCTGAAACTTGCGGACTCCAAAAAATGGAAGGCTATAAAAAGGGCGAAAAAGGCAGACGATAAAGCTGCTAAATACGTTGCGCGAGCTgaaagaaaggagaaagaagCTGCCGAGGCAAGAGAATTGGCTCAAAGGTATGCTGCAGATGCTAAGAGAACGGGGTCCGAAGCCCAGGCGGCGAGGGTTGCAGCCGACGCCACTTCTAAGCGTGTTGAGGAATTACTGAACCCAACCGGGGAGCCCGTGGTTCAGCCGGGGTGTTGGCCCAAGAAGAAAAAGGCCtag
- the LOC131309858 gene encoding uncharacterized protein LOC131309858: MDHAKAELKVADSKKWAAIKKAKEAEDKAAKYVARAERKEKEAAEARELADKYAADAKKMGAEAQAARAAADSASKHVEGKKK, encoded by the exons ATGGATCATGCAAAAG CTGAGCTGAAAGTTGCGGACTCCAAAAAATGGGCAGCCATAAAGAAGGCAAAAGAGGCGGAAGACAAAGCTGCTAAATACGTTGCGCGAGCcgagagaaaggaaaaagaagctGCCGAGGCTAGAGAATTGGCAGACAAGTATGCTGCAGATGCTAAGAAAATGGGGGCGGAAGCCCAGGCGGCGAGGGCTGCGGCCGACTCTGCCTCTAAGCATGTTGAAGGCAAGAAGAAGTGA